In the Hyphomonadaceae bacterium BL14 genome, one interval contains:
- a CDS encoding TonB-dependent receptor → MTTRFTRTALYAAVSSLALTGTAYAQASDEPVAGERRTIDVVTVTAQQREQSAQDVPISLGAYGAAELRAAGVQDIKDLISIAPGLMVTSTQSETITTARIRGIGTVGDNYGLESSVGVYIDGVFRARNGVGFSDLGEIERIEVLRGPQGTLFGKNTSAGVLNVVTASPEFEYGGSLQGEVGNFDYRRVSGHLTGPIGGDTLAVRLFGAIGERDGFTDMTLRQPGGTRQVESETSSYYTFRAQALWVPNDQVEGRFIADYTERDEFCCSAVQWQTAPGPAALVGAVGGQVLNPSDPDARRAFANREYQQDVTDYGVSAEFDFELPVGTLTTITSWRNWENQRTQDIDFSSADIAYRADGNSTDLTRFDQEVRLTGVSGNLDWLIGGIYSHEELDLNDAIRFGSDWEIYLGLAASGGTNPLFISQTLNAVAGAPLFAPGQALPAGSGVNQDVYNQTGRSWALFTHNTYQLTDQFAITGGLRYTRETKDVVASFSTNPTPGCAFLETVFGPDPIAGAAGTPLAGLVPLVCLPYARTGLDANGYDRERTDEEVSGTIRATFDVNDDMMLYAGFSRGFKAGGFNLDREFNGPVAGGSFTNSDSSFRPELIDAWEIGFKSQLFDNVLQLNGNLFYQEVTDFQLNTFTGLAFVVQNIPEVESYGAEFDFNWATPIDGLDITGGYAYVNATYGDNLGVLPAALARLPGQQISLSPEHFITGQAIYQQPVSDTLLFLAALDARWVSEYNTGSDLAPGKEQDAFMTLNGRLGLGSMDGRWNVELWGRNLTDETYVQVAFDQFAQTGTFGGFLAAPRTWGVTLRTEW, encoded by the coding sequence ATGACCACCCGTTTCACCCGCACCGCGCTGTACGCAGCGGTCTCGTCGCTTGCCTTGACCGGCACCGCTTATGCCCAGGCGTCCGATGAGCCTGTTGCCGGCGAACGCCGCACCATCGACGTCGTCACCGTGACGGCTCAGCAGCGTGAGCAGTCGGCCCAGGACGTGCCGATTTCGCTTGGTGCCTATGGGGCTGCGGAACTGCGTGCCGCGGGCGTACAGGACATCAAGGACCTGATTTCCATCGCGCCGGGCCTCATGGTCACGTCGACCCAGTCTGAAACCATTACGACGGCGCGTATTCGCGGCATCGGCACGGTGGGCGATAATTACGGCCTCGAGAGCTCGGTCGGCGTCTACATTGACGGCGTATTCCGGGCGCGCAACGGGGTTGGCTTCTCCGATTTGGGCGAGATCGAGCGCATTGAAGTGCTGCGCGGGCCCCAGGGCACGCTGTTCGGCAAGAACACGTCTGCAGGCGTGCTCAATGTCGTGACCGCCTCGCCCGAGTTTGAGTATGGCGGGTCGCTGCAGGGCGAGGTTGGCAATTTCGACTATCGCCGGGTCTCCGGTCACCTGACCGGCCCGATCGGCGGGGACACGCTGGCGGTGCGCCTGTTTGGTGCCATTGGCGAGCGCGACGGCTTTACCGATATGACGCTGCGTCAGCCGGGCGGCACGCGCCAGGTCGAGTCTGAAACCAGCAGCTACTACACATTCCGCGCTCAGGCGCTGTGGGTGCCTAACGATCAGGTGGAAGGGCGCTTCATCGCCGACTACACCGAGCGGGACGAATTCTGCTGCTCGGCGGTGCAATGGCAGACAGCGCCCGGACCGGCCGCGCTGGTCGGTGCCGTGGGCGGACAGGTGTTGAACCCGTCTGACCCGGACGCGCGCCGCGCCTTCGCTAACCGCGAATACCAGCAGGATGTGACGGATTATGGTGTCTCGGCGGAGTTTGACTTCGAACTGCCGGTTGGCACGCTGACCACCATCACCTCCTGGCGCAACTGGGAGAACCAGCGCACCCAGGACATCGATTTCTCGTCAGCCGATATCGCGTACCGGGCTGACGGCAACTCGACCGATCTGACGCGCTTCGATCAGGAAGTGCGCCTGACCGGCGTTTCGGGCAATCTCGACTGGCTGATCGGCGGGATCTACTCTCACGAAGAGCTCGACCTGAACGATGCCATCCGCTTCGGCTCGGATTGGGAGATTTATCTGGGCCTGGCCGCCTCCGGCGGGACCAATCCGTTGTTCATCTCCCAAACGCTGAATGCAGTGGCCGGTGCGCCGCTCTTCGCGCCGGGCCAGGCATTGCCGGCGGGTTCGGGCGTCAACCAGGATGTCTACAATCAGACCGGCCGCAGCTGGGCGCTGTTCACCCACAACACCTATCAGCTCACCGACCAGTTCGCGATCACGGGCGGTCTGCGTTACACGCGTGAGACCAAGGATGTGGTGGCCAGCTTCTCCACCAATCCGACCCCGGGTTGCGCCTTCCTTGAAACAGTGTTCGGCCCCGATCCGATCGCCGGCGCAGCGGGCACCCCGCTGGCGGGCCTGGTTCCGCTGGTCTGCCTGCCCTATGCGCGGACCGGTCTGGATGCCAATGGCTATGACCGTGAACGCACCGACGAGGAAGTCTCGGGCACCATTCGCGCCACCTTCGACGTGAATGATGACATGATGCTCTACGCGGGCTTCTCGCGCGGCTTCAAGGCAGGCGGTTTCAACCTCGACCGCGAGTTCAATGGTCCGGTTGCCGGCGGTTCGTTCACCAATTCCGACAGCTCATTCCGCCCGGAGCTGATTGACGCCTGGGAAATCGGCTTCAAGTCGCAGCTGTTCGACAATGTGCTGCAGCTGAACGGCAACCTCTTCTACCAGGAAGTCACCGACTTCCAGCTTAACACCTTCACCGGTCTGGCCTTTGTTGTTCAGAACATCCCCGAGGTGGAGTCCTATGGTGCCGAGTTTGACTTCAACTGGGCGACCCCGATCGACGGCCTCGATATCACCGGCGGTTACGCATACGTGAATGCGACTTACGGCGACAATCTGGGCGTCCTGCCGGCGGCGCTTGCCCGCCTGCCGGGCCAGCAGATCTCGCTCTCGCCGGAGCACTTCATCACGGGTCAGGCGATCTACCAGCAGCCGGTGAGCGACACGTTGCTCTTCCTGGCCGCGCTCGATGCGCGTTGGGTGTCCGAATACAACACCGGATCCGACCTCGCGCCGGGCAAGGAGCAGGACGCGTTCATGACGCTCAATGGCCGCCTTGGCCTTGGCTCGATGGACGGGCGCTGGAATGTGGAGCTCTGGGGCCGCAATCTGACCGACGAGACCTATGTCCAGGTCGCGTTCGACCAGTTCGCCCAGACCGGCACGTTCGGCGGGTTCCTGGCCGCCCCGCGCACCTGGGGCGTCACCTTGCGCACCGAGTGGTAA
- the aceB gene encoding malate synthase A: MNTLPEGVAIHGAMHPGFDTILTPEALSLLADVHRRFDAERQRLLAERHARQARLDAGEEQLDFPAETAAIRAGDWTVPPAPADLQDRRVEITGPVDRKMVINALNADVKCFMADFEDASTPSWTNMMEGQINLRDAVHRTIAFTDEASGKSYALKEDPAVLIVRARGLHLDEAHVSVDGAPVAGAFFDFVLYLTHNHAELARRGTGPYFYLPKLETRFEARLWALVIRHCETALGITPGTVRVTVLIETITAVFEMDEILWELRQSITGLNAGRWDYIFSYIKRQKSDSGRILPDRGQVTMAAPFMASYAKRLIAVCHRRGAHAMGGMSAFIPVKGDDAANTAAMERVKADKTREAGLGHDGAWVAHPALAPVAKAAFDAVMNGPNQLTRQGELIEDREALLTPVDGTITEAGLAGNADVAIRYIASWLQGRGAAPIHNLMEDAATAEISRAQLWQWRVHGAKTDDGQVIDAARVSAAITGAGQAIRAELGENAWTAGRFGEAQTILQDLALADTFEEFLTLPAYEKVREA, translated from the coding sequence ATGAACACTTTGCCCGAAGGCGTCGCCATTCACGGCGCGATGCACCCCGGATTCGACACGATCCTCACGCCGGAGGCGCTTTCCCTGCTGGCGGACGTGCACCGGCGCTTTGATGCCGAACGCCAGCGCCTGCTGGCAGAGCGCCACGCGCGCCAGGCCCGTCTGGACGCCGGCGAGGAGCAGCTGGATTTTCCTGCCGAGACCGCCGCGATCCGCGCTGGCGACTGGACGGTCCCGCCCGCCCCGGCCGATCTTCAGGACCGGCGCGTCGAGATCACCGGGCCGGTGGACCGCAAGATGGTGATCAACGCCCTGAATGCGGACGTGAAATGCTTCATGGCCGATTTCGAGGACGCCTCCACGCCCAGCTGGACCAATATGATGGAGGGCCAGATCAATCTGCGCGACGCCGTCCATCGCACCATCGCCTTTACCGATGAGGCCAGCGGCAAATCCTACGCCCTGAAAGAGGACCCGGCCGTTCTGATCGTGCGCGCACGCGGCCTGCATCTCGATGAAGCCCATGTGAGCGTCGACGGCGCGCCGGTGGCGGGAGCGTTTTTCGATTTCGTTCTGTACCTGACCCATAACCACGCCGAGCTTGCCCGGCGTGGCACAGGCCCGTATTTCTATCTGCCCAAGCTGGAAACCCGGTTCGAGGCGCGCCTGTGGGCGCTGGTCATCCGTCATTGCGAAACCGCGCTGGGCATCACGCCTGGCACGGTACGCGTCACGGTTCTGATCGAGACCATCACGGCCGTGTTCGAGATGGACGAAATTCTGTGGGAACTGCGCCAGTCCATCACCGGGCTCAATGCCGGGCGCTGGGACTATATCTTCAGCTATATCAAACGCCAGAAATCCGATTCAGGCCGCATCCTGCCCGATCGCGGACAGGTGACCATGGCCGCGCCCTTCATGGCGTCCTATGCCAAGCGTCTGATCGCGGTGTGTCACCGGCGCGGTGCCCACGCCATGGGCGGGATGAGCGCTTTCATTCCGGTCAAGGGTGACGATGCCGCCAACACCGCCGCCATGGAGCGGGTCAAGGCCGACAAGACCCGCGAAGCGGGGCTGGGTCATGACGGCGCCTGGGTAGCCCACCCGGCGCTGGCACCGGTGGCGAAAGCGGCCTTCGATGCTGTAATGAATGGACCCAATCAGCTGACCAGACAGGGTGAGCTCATTGAGGATCGCGAAGCCTTGCTGACACCCGTGGATGGCACGATCACCGAGGCGGGCCTTGCGGGCAACGCCGATGTGGCGATCCGCTATATCGCCTCCTGGCTTCAGGGCCGCGGTGCCGCGCCGATCCACAACCTCATGGAGGACGCTGCCACCGCCGAGATCAGCCGGGCCCAGCTCTGGCAATGGCGCGTTCACGGCGCGAAAACCGATGACGGCCAGGTAATTGACGCGGCCCGCGTCAGCGCCGCCATCACCGGTGCCGGCCAGGCCATTCGCGCTGAACTGGGCGAGAATGCCTGGACCGCGGGCCGCTTCGGAGAAGCCCAGACGATCCTGCAGGATCTGGCGCTTGCTGACACGTTTGAGGAATTTCTCACCCTGCCGGCCTACGAAAAGGTCAGAGAGGCCTGA
- the aceA gene encoding isocitrate lyase produces MTTFYDLVPAAAPGRFDGITRNYTPEDVVRLRGSVLIANTLAERGAAKLWELLKTEPYINALGALSGNQAMQMVRAGLKAIYLSGWQVAADANTAGAMYPDQSLYPANSAPELARKINRTLQRADQIEVAENGKATRDWFAPIVADAEAGFGGTLNCYEIMRAFIEAGASGVHFEDQVAAEKKCGHLGGKVLIPTSQHERNLNGARLAADVMGVPTLTVARTDAESATLINSDIDERDHEFIDYDAGRTPEGFYRLKQGVGVEHCIKRGLAYANVADLLWWETSKPNLDEARRFAEAVQKAHPGKMMAYNCSPSFNWEKNLDKATIETYQRELGAMGYKFQFVTLAGFHQLNFGMFELARGYRDRGMGAYSELQQAEFAAEKDGYTATRHQREVGTGYFDLVNMTLSGGAASTTAMGESTETAQFKPDAAE; encoded by the coding sequence ATGACCACCTTTTACGATCTCGTGCCCGCCGCCGCCCCCGGGCGCTTTGATGGCATCACCCGCAACTACACGCCCGAGGATGTCGTGCGCCTGCGCGGCTCGGTGCTGATCGCCAACACGCTCGCCGAGCGCGGCGCGGCAAAGCTCTGGGAGCTTTTGAAGACCGAGCCCTACATCAATGCGCTGGGTGCCCTGTCGGGCAATCAGGCCATGCAGATGGTGCGCGCGGGCCTCAAAGCAATCTATCTTTCGGGCTGGCAGGTCGCCGCCGACGCCAACACCGCCGGCGCCATGTATCCTGACCAGTCGCTCTATCCGGCCAATTCCGCGCCGGAACTGGCGCGCAAGATCAACCGCACGCTCCAGCGCGCCGACCAGATCGAGGTCGCCGAAAACGGCAAGGCCACGCGTGACTGGTTCGCTCCTATCGTGGCCGACGCCGAAGCCGGGTTTGGAGGCACGCTGAACTGCTACGAGATCATGCGCGCCTTCATCGAGGCCGGCGCATCGGGCGTCCACTTCGAAGACCAGGTCGCTGCTGAAAAGAAGTGCGGGCATCTGGGCGGCAAGGTGCTGATTCCCACCAGCCAGCACGAGCGCAATCTGAACGGTGCGCGTCTGGCCGCCGACGTCATGGGCGTTCCCACCCTGACGGTCGCGCGCACAGACGCCGAATCAGCCACGCTGATCAATTCCGACATTGACGAGCGCGACCACGAATTCATCGACTATGACGCCGGACGCACGCCGGAAGGCTTCTACCGCCTCAAGCAGGGCGTCGGCGTCGAACACTGCATCAAGCGGGGCCTCGCCTACGCCAATGTGGCCGACCTGCTCTGGTGGGAAACCTCCAAGCCCAATCTGGACGAGGCGCGCCGCTTCGCCGAGGCGGTTCAGAAAGCCCACCCGGGCAAGATGATGGCGTATAACTGCTCGCCTTCGTTTAACTGGGAGAAGAACCTCGACAAGGCCACCATTGAGACCTACCAGCGTGAGCTGGGTGCCATGGGCTATAAATTCCAGTTCGTGACGCTTGCCGGTTTCCACCAGCTCAATTTCGGCATGTTCGAGCTGGCCCGTGGCTACCGCGACCGCGGCATGGGTGCCTATTCCGAGCTCCAGCAGGCCGAGTTCGCCGCCGAAAAAGACGGCTACACCGCCACCCGCCACCAGCGCGAAGTGGGCACCGGCTATTTCGACCTGGTCAATATGACCCTGTCGGGCGGCGCGGCCTCCACCACTGCCATGGGCGAAAGCACCGAAACCGCGCAGTTCAAGCCCGACGCGGCCGAGTAG
- a CDS encoding short-chain fatty acyl-CoA regulator family protein, with protein sequence MAEAQEKLFAGARLRRMRRDMGQSQAQFADSLSVSASYLNLLERNQRPVTARVLLALAEVYDIDVRAFAADSDRQLLADLKEAAADPVLKGADLDQRDLSDLADAHPRAAEAMARLYQAYRDTSAAAADLALRAEEGGPGSGRSALEEVRDALDAAQNHFPALEIAADGLRAALPEAVSLEAALAARLMAAHGAAVRVYDDSVMAGALRRFDFHARKLLLSDLLTPSARAFHIAVTLAQLELGEALDAEADRPAALGGDARALYRASLANYAAAAMLMPYDAFYRAAETARYDIDALRRRFSVSFEQVCHRLTTLNRPGARGIAFFMIRVDPAGNVSKRFGGGVLAFARSGGGCARWRVYDAFRAPERIHVQGLELPDGARFISVARAVTRALPSGGAALAAIALGCEAKEAGRIAYAPVDFTPVGLSCRLCERADCAERAFPPLQRPLRVDPHFHGAAPFAFAHD encoded by the coding sequence ATGGCAGAAGCGCAGGAAAAGCTGTTCGCCGGGGCGCGCCTGCGGCGGATGCGCCGGGATATGGGGCAGAGCCAGGCGCAATTTGCCGACAGTCTGTCGGTATCGGCCAGCTATCTCAATCTGCTCGAACGCAATCAGCGTCCAGTCACCGCGCGCGTCCTGCTGGCGCTGGCCGAAGTGTACGACATCGATGTGCGCGCCTTCGCCGCTGACAGCGACCGACAATTGCTCGCGGACCTGAAAGAGGCCGCCGCCGACCCGGTCCTCAAGGGGGCTGATCTCGACCAGCGCGACTTGAGCGATCTGGCGGACGCCCATCCACGCGCGGCCGAGGCGATGGCGCGGCTGTACCAGGCCTATCGCGACACCAGCGCGGCGGCCGCAGACCTGGCGCTGCGCGCCGAAGAGGGCGGACCCGGGTCCGGGCGGTCGGCACTGGAAGAGGTGCGCGATGCGCTGGACGCGGCGCAAAACCATTTCCCGGCGCTTGAGATCGCAGCCGATGGCCTGCGCGCGGCGCTGCCGGAGGCTGTGTCGCTGGAGGCCGCCCTTGCGGCGCGCCTGATGGCGGCTCACGGCGCGGCGGTGCGGGTCTATGATGACAGCGTCATGGCAGGCGCGCTGCGCCGGTTCGATTTTCACGCCCGCAAACTCCTGCTCAGTGATCTGCTGACCCCGTCGGCGCGCGCTTTTCATATCGCAGTGACTCTGGCCCAGCTGGAACTGGGCGAGGCACTGGACGCAGAAGCCGATCGCCCCGCAGCGCTGGGCGGTGATGCGCGTGCGCTCTACCGGGCGAGCCTGGCCAATTACGCCGCCGCGGCGATGCTGATGCCCTACGACGCCTTCTACCGGGCCGCCGAGACCGCGCGCTATGACATTGATGCCCTGCGCCGGCGCTTTTCAGTGAGCTTCGAACAGGTCTGCCACCGGCTGACCACGTTGAACCGGCCGGGCGCACGGGGCATTGCCTTCTTCATGATCCGCGTTGATCCGGCGGGCAATGTGTCGAAACGCTTTGGTGGCGGCGTGCTGGCTTTCGCCCGGTCTGGCGGCGGTTGTGCGCGCTGGCGGGTGTATGACGCGTTCCGCGCGCCGGAGCGTATTCATGTTCAGGGGCTGGAACTGCCGGACGGGGCCCGCTTCATCTCGGTCGCCCGTGCCGTGACGCGCGCCTTGCCATCGGGTGGTGCAGCGCTGGCAGCCATCGCGTTGGGATGCGAGGCGAAGGAGGCCGGGCGTATTGCCTACGCGCCGGTTGATTTTACGCCGGTGGGTCTGTCGTGCCGCCTGTGCGAACGGGCCGATTGCGCCGAGCGCGCCTTTCCGCCGCTGCAGCGCCCGCTGCGGGTCGATCCGCACTTTCACGGCGCTGCGCCCTTCGCATTTGCACACGACTAG
- a CDS encoding amidase, with amino-acid sequence MKSSSADLPLKASQRTWAAQAAAFALGRWSPLEVFDAYARRIASLNPVLNAVLDTRFTAAREEAASSADRWARGAPLSEIDGAVVLVKANIAVEGLPWHAGIKAYERRIAREDAVCVARLKAAGAVIAGTVNMEEAALGAVTDNPWFGRTLNPWGDEDDAITPGGSSGGSGSAVAAGLCIMALGTDTMGSVRIPAAYCGVAGHKPSRHLIDTGGVVALSSTLDHVGPLARSARDLSAFTAALSGQPQRPQRGLTGLTIGRWRFEDALDCDPEVMAAFETALARLDAAGARVIDVRPEHYAYGQSRRAGLLVSEIEALHIHGPQLQKNPEGFSEGLRNLLGWGAQQSAEKIEAAYALVRAAETDAEIWFGDCDLVAAPTALEPAFPFAEPAPAGQADLTAFADMAGIPATAVPMGLTKAGLPVSIQFLAPHGRDGLSLRAATQFEMMAGGPLIPPGY; translated from the coding sequence ATGAAATCCAGTAGTGCAGACCTGCCGCTCAAAGCCTCTCAACGCACCTGGGCGGCTCAGGCGGCGGCGTTTGCGTTGGGCCGCTGGAGCCCGCTGGAAGTATTTGATGCCTATGCGCGGCGCATCGCCAGCCTGAACCCTGTTCTCAACGCCGTGCTCGACACCCGCTTTACGGCCGCGCGCGAAGAGGCCGCCTCCAGCGCCGACCGCTGGGCGCGCGGCGCGCCCCTTTCGGAGATCGACGGCGCGGTCGTGCTGGTCAAAGCCAATATCGCCGTGGAGGGCCTGCCCTGGCACGCCGGGATCAAAGCCTATGAACGGCGCATCGCGCGCGAGGACGCGGTTTGCGTGGCGCGCCTGAAAGCCGCGGGCGCGGTGATCGCCGGCACGGTGAATATGGAAGAGGCGGCGCTGGGCGCCGTCACTGACAATCCCTGGTTCGGACGCACGCTGAACCCCTGGGGGGACGAGGACGACGCCATCACCCCAGGCGGATCATCCGGCGGATCGGGCTCGGCGGTGGCGGCCGGGCTATGCATCATGGCGCTGGGCACTGACACCATGGGGTCGGTGCGTATACCGGCAGCTTATTGCGGCGTGGCCGGGCACAAGCCGAGCCGCCACCTGATCGACACCGGCGGTGTGGTTGCCCTGTCCTCGACGCTCGACCATGTCGGCCCGCTGGCGCGCTCAGCGCGCGACCTGTCAGCCTTCACCGCCGCCTTGTCCGGCCAACCCCAGCGCCCGCAAAGAGGCCTGACCGGCCTGACCATCGGGCGCTGGCGGTTTGAAGATGCGCTAGACTGCGACCCGGAGGTCATGGCGGCGTTCGAGACCGCGCTGGCACGGCTGGATGCGGCGGGGGCACGCGTCATAGATGTGCGGCCCGAACACTATGCCTACGGCCAGTCACGCCGCGCGGGCCTGTTGGTGAGCGAGATCGAGGCGCTGCACATTCATGGCCCCCAGCTTCAAAAGAACCCCGAGGGCTTTTCCGAGGGCCTGCGCAATCTGCTGGGTTGGGGCGCGCAGCAAAGCGCGGAGAAGATCGAGGCGGCCTACGCCCTTGTGCGCGCGGCTGAAACCGACGCCGAAATCTGGTTTGGCGACTGCGATCTCGTCGCCGCGCCTACAGCACTGGAGCCAGCCTTCCCGTTCGCAGAGCCTGCGCCAGCCGGACAGGCCGACCTCACGGCCTTCGCGGACATGGCAGGCATCCCCGCCACTGCCGTTCCGATGGGTCTGACCAAAGCGGGGCTGCCAGTCTCGATCCAGTTTCTGGCACCGCATGGCCGTGACGGTTTGTCTTTGCGCGCTGCCACCCAGTTCGAGATGATGGCGGGCGGGCCACTCATTCCGCCGGGCTACTGA
- a CDS encoding phenylacetate--CoA ligase family protein: MSAANADGHSSYFDAADWGAVQRQHPIGADFVNFAKSISRDELFARQNALFLSCIARAWQTPFYRKLWGDAGVEPGDITGLEMIANLPSFDKSDIMESIARKPPFGDFDARDSHAGGPPNVVMHTTSGTTGIPQVLLFGAKSREVQNLLLARMYRFQGLKADDVVHSVYGHGMINGGHYVREAVIHWTSAIFMSAGTGVETRSARQVELMRDFGATVIVGFADYIKKLARVADEMGIDPVRDLNIRMISGHLGREDRQSLSKAWGGAECFDWYGVGDTGIIAGEGPDRAGLYVMEDAQYLEVADIETGKPVAGGAEGDMICTCLYKDDVYPIIRFNTHDVTRFHTDKSPLGLAFRRIEGFLGRSDNMVKIRGINIFPQAMGPLLEEHAAFAGDFICKAVRDASGRDEFIVMAEARESSPTLQAEFADLLKRKLGIEVAVTLAKPGELANLTQTEVRQKPIRLIDERF, translated from the coding sequence ATGAGCGCAGCCAATGCCGACGGACACAGCAGCTATTTCGACGCCGCCGACTGGGGCGCGGTCCAGCGCCAGCACCCCATCGGGGCCGACTTTGTTAACTTCGCCAAATCCATCAGCCGCGACGAGCTGTTCGCGCGCCAGAACGCGTTGTTCCTCAGCTGCATAGCGCGCGCCTGGCAGACGCCGTTTTACCGCAAGCTCTGGGGCGATGCCGGGGTGGAGCCGGGCGATATCACAGGGCTGGAAATGATCGCCAACCTGCCCAGCTTCGACAAGTCCGACATCATGGAGTCGATCGCGCGCAAGCCGCCCTTTGGGGATTTCGACGCGCGCGACAGCCATGCGGGCGGCCCGCCAAATGTGGTGATGCACACCACGTCCGGCACCACCGGCATACCCCAAGTGCTGCTGTTTGGTGCCAAGTCGCGCGAGGTGCAGAACCTTCTGCTGGCGCGCATGTACCGGTTCCAGGGACTGAAAGCGGACGACGTGGTCCACTCTGTCTATGGCCACGGCATGATCAATGGCGGCCATTATGTGCGCGAGGCCGTGATCCACTGGACCAGCGCCATCTTCATGTCGGCGGGCACCGGGGTCGAGACCCGCTCGGCGCGCCAGGTGGAGCTGATGCGCGATTTTGGTGCCACGGTGATCGTGGGCTTTGCCGACTACATCAAGAAGCTCGCCCGCGTGGCCGACGAGATGGGCATCGACCCGGTGCGCGATCTCAATATCCGCATGATTTCCGGCCATCTGGGGCGCGAGGACAGGCAATCCCTGTCCAAGGCCTGGGGCGGGGCGGAATGCTTTGACTGGTATGGCGTGGGCGATACCGGCATCATTGCCGGGGAAGGCCCGGACCGCGCCGGCCTCTATGTGATGGAGGATGCGCAGTATCTTGAAGTCGCCGATATCGAAACCGGCAAACCCGTCGCCGGCGGGGCCGAGGGCGATATGATCTGCACGTGCCTTTACAAGGACGACGTGTATCCGATCATCCGCTTCAACACTCATGACGTGACGCGCTTCCATACCGACAAGAGCCCGCTGGGCCTTGCCTTCCGGCGCATCGAGGGCTTCCTCGGCCGGTCCGACAACATGGTGAAGATCCGCGGCATAAACATTTTCCCGCAAGCCATGGGGCCACTCCTGGAAGAGCATGCCGCCTTCGCCGGCGACTTCATCTGCAAGGCGGTGCGCGACGCCAGCGGGCGCGACGAGTTCATCGTGATGGCCGAGGCGCGCGAATCCAGCCCGACGCTGCAGGCCGAGTTTGCAGACCTGCTCAAGCGCAAGCTGGGTATCGAGGTCGCTGTGACACTTGCCAAACCGGGCGAACTGGCGAACCTCACCCAGACTGAAGTGCGCCAGAAACCCATCCGCCTCATAGACGAACGCTTCTGA
- a CDS encoding MmgE/PrpD family protein yields the protein MSAPEAFVRHVLRQDWGAIPAPARAAAQAFLLDTLAVGIAGRRAWLADKVLDVARSWGSADAQTPGAHVFGGGPHLPAPSAAFVNGFQIHCQEYDCVHEPAVVHPMAVIGAALMAEAEARPVSGADFLAALTGAVDVAAGLGVAALSPIRFFRPATAGLFGATLGIARLRGASLDQALDALGYALAQAAGTMQAHVEGKPALPLQIAGAARAALVANDLAAAGIPGPHDVFEGPYGYLSLFEERSDLAPVIASLGRTFRIAEVSYKPFPTGRAAQGGIVLMQRLRDSGVRARDIAAVRLIAPPLIERLVGRPARADMQVNYTRLCFAYCGALALREGHVRLDGFTPGALTNRDTLALAARIEVVSDGTDNPAAFAPQTLEARLVSGETRTLTLDALYGSPADPMRGADIAAKRAECLAFGLIAPQSCLDASLQEAVGALPRATSTATLTALMSGRTA from the coding sequence GTGAGCGCCCCAGAAGCCTTCGTCCGTCATGTGCTGCGACAGGACTGGGGTGCCATTCCGGCACCGGCCCGGGCCGCAGCGCAGGCTTTCCTTCTGGACACGCTGGCGGTGGGAATCGCCGGCCGCCGAGCCTGGCTGGCTGACAAGGTGCTGGACGTGGCGCGCAGCTGGGGCAGCGCCGATGCGCAAACGCCCGGGGCCCATGTCTTCGGCGGCGGACCGCACCTGCCTGCGCCGTCTGCCGCCTTCGTCAACGGCTTCCAGATCCATTGTCAGGAATATGACTGCGTGCATGAACCGGCGGTCGTCCATCCCATGGCGGTGATCGGCGCGGCCCTGATGGCCGAGGCCGAGGCGCGCCCGGTTTCGGGTGCGGATTTTCTGGCCGCGCTGACCGGCGCGGTGGATGTGGCTGCGGGACTGGGCGTCGCAGCCTTGAGCCCGATCCGGTTCTTCCGGCCCGCCACAGCCGGGCTGTTCGGCGCCACGCTGGGCATTGCGCGCTTGCGCGGGGCGAGCCTCGATCAGGCGCTGGACGCTCTGGGCTACGCCCTGGCCCAGGCCGCCGGCACCATGCAGGCCCATGTGGAAGGCAAGCCGGCCCTGCCCTTGCAGATCGCAGGCGCAGCGCGGGCCGCCCTGGTCGCCAATGATCTGGCCGCTGCCGGGATACCCGGCCCGCATGACGTCTTCGAAGGGCCGTACGGCTATCTCTCCCTGTTTGAGGAACGCAGCGATCTGGCACCGGTCATCGCCTCGCTGGGCCGGACCTTCCGCATCGCCGAAGTCTCCTACAAACCCTTCCCCACCGGGCGCGCGGCCCAGGGCGGCATCGTGCTGATGCAGCGTCTGCGCGATAGCGGCGTGCGCGCGCGAGACATCGCCGCCGTCCGCCTTATCGCCCCGCCCCTGATCGAACGCCTGGTCGGGCGCCCGGCGCGTGCAGACATGCAGGTCAACTACACCCGTCTGTGCTTTGCCTACTGCGGCGCCCTGGCCTTGCGCGAAGGGCATGTCCGCCTCGACGGCTTCACGCCGGGCGCGCTGACGAACCGCGACACGCTGGCGCTCGCCGCGCGCATCGAGGTGGTCAGCGACGGGACGGACAACCCCGCCGCCTTCGCGCCCCAGACGCTGGAAGCGCGCCTCGTGAGCGGCGAGACCCGGACCCTGACGCTCGACGCACTCTACGGGTCGCCGGCCGATCCGATGCGCGGTGCCGATATCGCCGCCAAACGTGCCGAATGCCTCGCTTTTGGACTCATCGCACCGCAATCATGTCTCGACGCGTCCCTGCAAGAAGCCGTCGGCGCCCTGCCGCGCGCCACCTCAACCGCGACGCTGACCGCCCTGATGTCGGGGCGAACCGCCTGA